The following coding sequences lie in one Anoplolepis gracilipes chromosome 4, ASM4749672v1, whole genome shotgun sequence genomic window:
- the LOC140665096 gene encoding dynein axonemal assembly factor 5-like: MALDLELSKITVSLQADEKNRRKQALEEIMKNISREEMSSKLDDLVKIWESVDRFLVRILNDNTETCRDLTVGILKIFLEALPPNDKHIIYVIPIMSRRLGAQEQIEPSEEVRLKCVSLLRMIIVKYKDLLAPYVQDVTGILARTVMDNYPNVKKESCRCISDYAKTLPRHFYSQSEHLIKPILSNFTHQHYRVRLAAVKAIGDAIQYGNSKSMEEVATPLAQRLFDQNGIVREAVIEVSGYWLTQLPDRYSWWHKLLPLILTGLHDELEEIRVKAANLWDAAGRLYMEENENDKKLKDKMDFLTEDPEHYPPEISRPNLGCRVIAQQNLCKLINGINVELGDWLPDIRVRSAQLLCVLILNVEEDVTQYIEKLLPPMYRACNDEDKRVVDCVEIAARYLGYFVEPKIYCHLVLPTLEECLTVGHLRVFAAIISGSERGALSLQLDKIAHFLQQPYVCQSRKSNYQRQILYCCESFLIVCKQDCRTITQALFTVIFTVYAMSVESSIRDEADRLLEVLVDINSLKDVEDLFRNYIKPLLTLIHDDCASWSIYSAESQIFCACLSRAGIAVAHNMDLALPILKKTMSKDADSELKLRHFILLSEYFLNNQNLYQHIKDPHKFVNTIIEELIVPGLIWSAGRAAEAIRTAAVCCLCAILENKIINSGEKLDDSSANEESRICITVDEFPSIFDKVVPVLVSLVDDKAKKTRLYSMRAICLLITIGQRLSYLNDAYIHRTYPVILKRLDDGCDDVRYASVEALVDIWSTASEDYDIIGSRSHIDALYTTMIIHLDDPESRFQEIMLDALKRVAKIYPELLHQKLHNCQSNFRNKTGIDALLEYCQNILQKD, encoded by the exons ATGGCATTGGATCTCGAATTAAGCAAGATTACTGTTTCATTGCAAGCGGATGAAAAAAATCGTCGTAAACAAGCATTAGAAGAAATAATGAAGAATATATCTCGAGAGGAGATGTCGAGTAAGCTCGACGATCTGGTCAAGATATGGGAGAGTGTGGATAGATTTCTAGTCAGAATCTTAAACGACAATACTGAGACATGTCGGGATCTGACTGTAGGgatactgaaaatttttctcgaagCTCTGCCACCCAACGACAAGCACATCATCTACGTTATACCGATAATGTCCAGACGATTAGGCGCACAGGAACAGATCGAGCCATCGGAGGAAGTACGTTTGAAGTGCGTGTCTCTTCTGCGGATGATAATCGTTAAATACAAAGATCTGTTGGCGCCATATGTCCAGGATGTGACAGGAATATTGGCGCGTACCGTAATGGATAATTATCCAAATGTAAAGAAGGAGAGCTGCAGATGTATATCGGACTACGCGAAGACTCTGCCGAGGCATTTTTATTCGCAATCGGAGCATCTGATAAAACCTATCTTGAGCAATTTTACGCATCAGCATTATAGAGTTCGGCTCGCCGCTGTTAAAGCGATAGGTGATGCTATTCAGTATGGGAATAGTAAGTCGATGGAAGAAGTGGCGACTCCTTTGGCACAGAGGCTCTTTGATCAAAACGGAATCGTCAGGgaag CTGTAATTGAGGTATCCGGTTACTGGTTGACACAGCTGCCTGACAGATATAGTTGGTGGCACAAGCTTCTTCCATTGATCCTGACAGGATTGCATGATGAACTCGAGGAGATTCGTGTAAAAGCGGCAAACTTGTGGGATGCTGCGGGAAGATTGTACATGGAAGAAAacgaaaatgataaaaagttgAAAGATAAGATGGATTTTCTTACAGAAGATCCGGAACATTATCCTCCAGAAA TTTCTAGACCAAATTTAGGATGTCGTGTGATTGCACAGCAGAATTTATGTAAGCTAATTAATGGCATCAATGTCGAGCTTGGAGATTGGTTGCCAGATATACGTGTACGCTCTGCACAATTACTCTgtgtattgatattaaatgtcGAAGAGGATGTTAcacaatatattgaaaaactcTTGCCACCTATGTATCG TGCTTGCAACGACGAAGATAAAAGAGTCGTGGACTGTGTGGAAATTGCTGCGCGATATCTGGGCTACTTTGTAGAACCTAAAATTTATTGCCACTTGGTGCTTCCTACTCTAGAGGAGTGTCTAACAGTCGGACATTTGCGTGTCTTTGCGGCGATTATCAGTGGCAGCGAACGAGGAGCTCTCTCGCTACAGTTGGACAAAATTGCGCATTTCTTACAGCAACCGTATGTTTGTCAAAGCAGAAAAAGCAACTACCAACGTCAAATACTATATTGCTGCGAGTCCTTTCTCATAGTTTGTAAACAG GATTGCAGAACGATTACTCAAGCATTATTTACCGTAATATTCACCGTATACGCGATGAGCGTAGAGTCTTCCATTCGTGACGAAGCGGACAGACTCTTGGAGGTGCTCGTTGACATAAACTCGTTAAAGGATGTCGAAGATCTTTTTCGCAATTACATAAAGCCGCTGTTAACATTGATTCACGATGACTGCGCCTCATGGTCGATTTACAGTGCGGAGTCACAAATTTTTTGCGCTTGCTTAAGTCGCGCTGGAATCGCTGTGGCACATAATATGGACCTCGCATTACCTATTCTTAAGAAAACCATGAGCAAGGACGCCGATTCTGAGTTGAAGCTGCGACACTTTATTCTACTTTCGGAGTATTTTCTTAACAATCAGAATTTATATCAACATATCAAGGATCCGCATAAATTCGTGAACACGATTATCGAGGAATTAATTGTGCCTGGACTCATCTGGAGTGCTGGCAGAGCGGCTGAAGCTATTCGCACCGCCGCGGTTTGCTGCCTCTGTGCCATCCTGGAGAACAAGATAATTAATTCAGGCGAAAAACTCGACGACTCATCTGCAAATGAAGAATCCAGAATTTGTATTACAGTAGACGAGTTTCCGTCTATCTTCGACAAAGTCGTGCCCGTTTTGGTCAGTCTGGTGGACGATAAGGCGAAGAAAACTAGATTATACTCCATGCGCgctatttgtttattaataacaattggGCAGAGACTATCCTATCTAAACGATGCATATATCCATCGCACATATCCAGTGATATTGAAAAGACTCGACGATGGTTGCGACGATGTTCGCTATGCCTCTGTGGAAGCACTCGTTGACATATGGAGCACTGCGTCTGAAGATTATGATATTATCGGTAGCAGAAGTCATATCGACGCTCTTTATACAACAATGATTATTCATTTGGATGATCCAGAGTCTCGTTTTCAAGAGATAATGCTgg ATGCTTTAAAGCGTGTCGCAAAGATTTATCCCGAATTATTGCATCAAAAATTGCATAACTGCCAGTCAAATTTTAGGAACAAAACAGGAATAGATGCACTTTTGGAgtactgtcaaaatatattacaaaaagattAA
- the LOC140665104 gene encoding phosphoribosyl pyrophosphate synthase-associated protein 2, translating to MEKPVSSDIVIIAGNSHPELANLIANRLGVKPGGCAVYHKSNRETMVEIGDSVRGKDLFLIQTGTKDVNNNIMELLIMAYACKTSSAKNIVGVIPYLPYSKQCKMRKRGCIVSKLLAKMLCTSGLTHIITMDLHQKEIQGFFDVPVDNLRASPFLLQYIQESIPDYHNSVIVARNPGSAKKATSYAERLRLGIAVIHGEQREAESDMNDGRYSPPGLAMAARTMEVGVGVPLHPAKEKPPISVVGDVGGRIAIMVDDMIDDVQSYVAAAEVLKERGAYKIYVLATHGLLSSDAPRLIEESPIDEVVVTNTVPHDVQKMQCRKIKTVDISILLAEAIRRIHNKESMSYLFKNVTLED from the exons TCGGTTAGGTGTGAAACCTGGTGGATGTGCTGTATATCACAAATCAAATCGTGAGACAATGGTGGAGATAGGAGATTCTGTACGTGGCAAAGATTTGTTTTTGATCCAAACTGGTACAAAGGATGTAAACAATAACATAATGGAGCTTCTCATCATGGCCTATGCCTGTAAAACATCGTCGGCCAAAAACATTGTTGGCGTAATTCCATATTTACCTTATTCCAAGCAGTGCAAAATGCGTAAACGTGGCTGCATAGTATCCAAGCTTTTAGCAAAAATGTTGTGCACTAGTGGCCTAACTCACATTATCACCATGGATCTTCatcaaaaagaaattcaaGGATTTTTTGATGTTCCTGTGGATAATCTAAGAGCTAGTCCATTTTTGCTTCAATACATTCAAGAATcc ATTCCTGATTATCATAATTCTGTGATCGTTGCAAGAAATCCAGGTAGTGCAAAGAAAGCGACTAGTTATGCAGAGAGATTGCGTCTGGGAATCGCGGTAATTCACGGAGAACAGAGAGAAGCCGAATCCGACATGAATGACGGTCGATATTCGCCACCTGGGTTAGCAATGGCGGCGCGCACTATGGAAGTTGGGGTAGGTGTGCCTTTGCATCCAGCGAAAGAAAAGCCACCTATAAGTGTTGTCGGAGATGTCGGAGGACGTATTGCTATTATGGTG gATGACATGATAGATGATGTACAATCGTATGTAGCAGCTGCTGAAGTGCTTAAAGAGAGAGgagcttataaaatatatgtcttaGCTACACATGGTTTACTCAGTTCAGACGCGCCTAGGCTCATTGAAGAGTCTCCGATCGATGAG gtaGTTGTAACCAATACGGTTCCTCACGACGTGCAGAAGATGCAATGCCGAAAAATCAAGACTGTCGATATTAGTATTCTTTTAGCGGAGGCGATCCGACgtatacataataaagaaTCAATGTcctatctatttaaaaatgtaactttagAGGATTAG